A window of the Ipomoea triloba cultivar NCNSP0323 chromosome 14, ASM357664v1 genome harbors these coding sequences:
- the LOC116004868 gene encoding uncharacterized protein LOC116004868 has translation MGSEGRGGGGQSRRWSWSSALIGAAAATATAALLSSKPRDPTFHLVSIDLTSFKPNFPVMDADVILTVHVSNPNVAPIQYSPTEMSIFYAGSLLGSAHVKAGSQPPRSCQLLRLPARLKGNQLAKHSKKFVEDVGRREMVLDAAVDIEGAAKVLWRDQRFRVHVDSHVKVDPVFLDVVDQENKSKLKICLF, from the coding sequence ATGGGCAGCGAAGGTAGAGGCGGCGGCGGGCAATCCAGGAGGTGGAGCTGGTCCTCCGCCTTGATCGGAGCGGCTGCCGCTACTGCGACGGCGGCGCTGCTCTCCTCCAAGCCGCGCGACCCTACATTCCACCTCGTCTCCATCGATCTCACCTCCTTCAAGCCCAATTTCCCCGTCATGGACGCTGACGTCATCCTCACCGTCCACGTCTCCAACCCTAACGTCGCCCCGATCCAGTACTCCCCGACAGAGATGTCCATCTTCTACGCCGGCTCGCTCCTCGGCTCCGCCCACGTCAAGGCCGGCTCCCAGCCGCCGCGCTCCTGCCAGCTGCTCCGCCTCCCGGCTCGCCTCAAGGGGAACCAGCTCGCCAAGCACTCCAAGAAGTTCGTGGAGGACGTGGGGCGCCGCGAAATGGTGCTCGACGCCGCCGTGGATATCGAAGGCGCGGCTAAGGTTCTCTGGAGGGACCAACGCTTCCGGGTGCACGTGGACAGTCACGTGAAGGTGGACCCCGTCTTCCTCGACGTCGTCGATCAGGAAAACAAGTCGAAATTGAAGATCTGTCTCTTCTGA